The Fusobacterium periodonticum ATCC 33693 genome includes a window with the following:
- a CDS encoding ISL3 family transposase, whose product ESNITNGLIEGLNNKIKSIKRTAFGYSNFSNFKKRVLIQAGIISISA is encoded by the coding sequence TTGAATCAAATATTACTAATGGTTTAATAGAGGGTTTAAACAATAAAATAAAATCAATAAAGAGAACAGCATTTGGATATTCAAATTTCAGTAATTTTAAAAAGCGCGTATTAATTCAAGCAGGTATTATTTCAATTAGCGCTTAA